A genome region from Hymenobacter chitinivorans DSM 11115 includes the following:
- a CDS encoding ArnT family glycosyltransferase, translating to MKLSFLDGHTVPRWFWPLVLGLNLLLHLPFFAQPPNSVHVWRQSNTMAVARNLYEEDMNLLRPRVDRRNESDGVTGMQFPSYEWVVAVGYKVLGFHEAIPRVVTWLIFAGGVLAFFALVQRLSGSRWLAAVGAWGLSWSPELFYHSINALPDVLALSASVAGLFYFLRWYQERRALDFWLSLLLTTLAGLTKLQYLVIGFPIAVLILRDLWQRRLSWRRDALPLLVFAVVTVGCTLAWYAYAVRLIETSGLADFGLELRPASDLAAAVKTLTHNLISDIPELLINYGNFGLLVLGLVAVARGGYVRRYWFGPLLAWALALLAYHLIELRQMSVHQYYMLPYLPVLLLVVVVGAGWLAQQPKWRWALALLLVAQPVLAFVRIAPARWMGGAREVPTELFEAATRAELSNAVPDSALCVVGPDESGCKYFYFLHKKGFGYNESAQLFAPGAGGQPYLANCIQRGAQYLYTNDTTLLTQDPRLQPYVARTVRQVGSFRVLALRPAVSATPDSTTSR from the coding sequence ATGAAACTTTCTTTCCTGGATGGCCACACGGTGCCCCGCTGGTTTTGGCCGCTGGTGCTGGGCCTGAACCTGCTGCTGCATCTGCCGTTTTTCGCGCAACCGCCCAACAGTGTGCACGTGTGGCGCCAAAGCAACACGATGGCCGTGGCCCGCAACCTCTACGAGGAGGACATGAACCTGCTGCGCCCCCGCGTGGATAGGCGCAACGAGTCGGACGGCGTGACGGGTATGCAGTTTCCGAGCTACGAGTGGGTGGTGGCCGTGGGCTACAAGGTGCTGGGCTTCCACGAGGCCATTCCGCGGGTCGTGACCTGGCTGATTTTTGCCGGCGGCGTGCTGGCCTTTTTTGCCCTGGTGCAGCGCCTGTCGGGTTCCCGCTGGCTGGCCGCGGTGGGCGCCTGGGGTTTGAGCTGGAGTCCGGAGCTGTTCTACCACAGCATCAACGCCCTGCCCGACGTGCTGGCTTTGTCGGCGTCCGTGGCGGGCTTGTTTTACTTTCTGCGCTGGTACCAGGAGCGCCGCGCCCTGGATTTTTGGCTGAGTTTGCTGCTGACTACCCTGGCCGGCCTGACCAAGCTGCAGTACCTGGTTATCGGCTTTCCCATTGCCGTGCTCATCCTGCGCGACCTGTGGCAGCGCCGCCTCAGCTGGCGCCGCGACGCGCTGCCGCTGCTCGTGTTTGCCGTCGTCACGGTGGGCTGCACGCTGGCCTGGTACGCCTACGCCGTGCGGCTGATTGAAACCTCCGGCCTGGCCGACTTCGGCCTGGAGCTCCGCCCCGCCTCCGACCTGGCCGCGGCTGTTAAAACCCTGACCCACAACCTGATTTCTGATATTCCCGAGCTGCTCATCAACTACGGCAACTTCGGCCTGCTGGTGCTGGGTTTGGTGGCCGTGGCCCGGGGCGGCTACGTGCGCCGCTACTGGTTTGGGCCGCTGCTGGCCTGGGCCCTGGCGTTGCTGGCCTACCACCTCATCGAGCTGCGGCAGATGAGCGTGCACCAGTACTACATGCTGCCCTACCTGCCGGTGCTGTTGCTGGTGGTGGTGGTGGGAGCGGGCTGGCTGGCCCAACAACCGAAGTGGCGCTGGGCGTTGGCCTTGCTGCTGGTGGCCCAGCCGGTGCTGGCCTTCGTGCGTATCGCGCCGGCCCGCTGGATGGGTGGGGCCCGCGAAGTGCCCACCGAGCTGTTTGAAGCTGCTACCCGGGCCGAGCTCAGCAACGCCGTGCCCGACTCCGCCCTGTGCGTGGTCGGCCCCGACGAGTCGGGCTGCAAGTACTTTTACTTCCTGCACAAAAAAGGCTTCGGCTACAACGAAAGCGCCCAGCTGTTTGCGCCCGGAGCCGGCGGACAACCGTATCTGGCCAACTGCATTCAGCGCGGCGCCCAATACCTGTACACCAACGACACCACGCTGCTAACCCAGGACCCGCGCCTGCAGCCCTACGTGGCCCGCACCGTCCGGCAGGTTGGCAGCTTCCGGGTGCTGGCTCTGCGCCCGGCTGTTTCCGCTACTCCTGACTCCACCACGTCCCGATGA
- a CDS encoding glycosyltransferase family protein, translating to MNTRFWLLVLGVLLSYLLVFGAWTWPLASQLSSAFPAFADQDGYMQLWNVWHFREAVLSGQNPFFSNWLLYPDGASLWLHTYIPVAGMVNVFIGNEMLALNLTLAAEYALSGLGAWLLARRWVRQPVLAWLAGLYFAFSPYKMVRLPYHFDLVLTATVPFYILAFLRAFWFEPGRFWPQVRSWKAVAACFVLGVITLFSDYYVLFALLYFSLAYALWFWLALGNINWRKPRPWLILAVALIVTHIAIRLIRLAGVPDNSGFWWGGDLVGYFLPADNSRWLNFAWARQLYNDPKVFNMPGSVENVMFLGYAVPLVVVLASFWPGRAASRRHHDLQGRPLAWVLLFFVLLTLPALRVLGHVNFNLPNGLLHFIPFFNNIRCPTRWVLLVTLLLPIVGFSALEAAWDHAARPVARGLLSAALLAVVLFEFWPVPPPLDSSRRLPAAFQAVAKLPGEALFTLPVGLVDGYRQVGKTELRNFLYQPYYRKKIPSAYISRVAAEQFAQFEADTVMHTLVVLQELPAESDTVVVAPSATAAARFRRRYQPSGVLVSPAWRNGPAHRYLRQVFPDFREQSFPDGYVLLAPAGSVR from the coding sequence ATGAACACACGTTTTTGGCTCCTGGTGCTGGGCGTACTGCTGAGCTACCTGCTCGTTTTCGGGGCTTGGACCTGGCCCCTGGCTTCGCAGCTGAGCTCAGCCTTCCCGGCCTTCGCCGACCAGGACGGCTACATGCAGCTCTGGAACGTGTGGCACTTCCGGGAGGCCGTGCTCAGCGGACAAAACCCGTTTTTCTCCAACTGGCTGCTGTACCCCGACGGCGCCTCGCTGTGGCTGCACACCTATATTCCGGTGGCGGGCATGGTCAACGTGTTCATCGGCAACGAAATGTTGGCCCTCAATCTGACCCTGGCCGCCGAGTACGCGCTGTCGGGGCTGGGGGCCTGGCTGCTGGCCCGGCGTTGGGTGCGGCAGCCGGTGCTGGCCTGGCTGGCGGGGCTCTACTTCGCCTTTTCGCCCTACAAGATGGTGCGCCTGCCCTACCATTTCGATTTGGTGCTCACGGCTACGGTCCCGTTTTATATCCTGGCGTTTCTGCGCGCGTTCTGGTTTGAGCCCGGCCGGTTCTGGCCCCAGGTCCGCAGCTGGAAAGCCGTGGCGGCCTGCTTTGTACTGGGGGTAATTACCTTGTTCAGCGACTATTACGTCCTGTTTGCCCTGCTGTATTTTTCCTTGGCCTACGCCCTGTGGTTCTGGCTGGCGCTGGGCAACATCAATTGGCGCAAGCCCCGGCCCTGGCTGATTCTGGCCGTGGCGCTAATTGTCACCCACATTGCCATCCGCCTGATTCGCCTGGCCGGCGTGCCCGATAATTCCGGCTTCTGGTGGGGCGGCGACCTGGTCGGCTACTTCCTGCCCGCCGACAACAGCCGCTGGCTCAACTTTGCCTGGGCCCGGCAGCTGTACAACGACCCCAAGGTGTTCAACATGCCCGGTTCGGTCGAAAACGTCATGTTCCTCGGCTACGCCGTGCCGCTGGTGGTGGTGCTGGCTTCGTTCTGGCCCGGGCGGGCGGCTTCCCGGCGCCACCACGATTTGCAGGGCCGGCCGCTGGCCTGGGTCTTGCTGTTTTTCGTGCTGCTCACGTTGCCCGCGCTGCGGGTATTGGGCCATGTCAATTTTAACCTGCCCAACGGGCTGCTGCACTTTATTCCCTTCTTCAACAACATTCGCTGCCCCACCCGCTGGGTGCTGCTGGTCACGCTGCTGCTGCCCATCGTGGGCTTTAGTGCCCTCGAAGCCGCCTGGGACCACGCCGCCCGGCCGGTGGCTCGGGGCCTGCTGAGCGCGGCGCTGCTGGCCGTGGTGTTGTTTGAGTTCTGGCCCGTGCCGCCGCCCCTGGATTCGTCGCGCCGGCTGCCGGCCGCCTTTCAGGCCGTGGCTAAGCTGCCCGGTGAAGCACTGTTTACCCTGCCCGTGGGCCTGGTAGACGGCTACCGGCAGGTGGGCAAAACCGAGTTGCGCAATTTCCTCTACCAGCCCTACTACCGCAAGAAAATTCCCTCGGCCTACATTTCCCGCGTTGCCGCCGAGCAGTTTGCCCAGTTCGAGGCCGATACCGTGATGCACACGCTCGTAGTGCTGCAGGAACTGCCAGCAGAATCTGATACGGTGGTAGTAGCGCCTTCGGCTACGGCTGCGGCCCGGTTCCGGCGGCGTTACCAGCCCAGCGGCGTGCTGGTGAGCCCAGCCTGGCGCAACGGGCCGGCCCACCGTTACCTACGCCAGGTATTCCCCGATTTTCGGGAGCAGAGCTTCCCGGACGGCTACGTGCTGCTGGCTCCCGCTGGGTCTGTTCGCTAA